The Methylocella tundrae genome contains the following window.
GCAAGGTTCCGCATTTCGACGACCTCCTGTTTCTCGGCGCCTCGATGTCGCGCTATCCGCTCGAGGGCTATCGCGAGAGATGCGACACCTCGGTGGTGCTCGGCGCGCGCTTCGCCAAGAAGCCGATCGAACTGAAGATCCCGATCACCATCGCGGGCATGAGCTTTGGCTCGCTCTCGGCGCAGGCGAAGGAGGCGCTGGGGCGCGGCGCCTCGGTGGTTGGCACGTCGACGACAACCGGCGACGGCGGCATGACGCAGGAGGAGCGCGGCCATTCCTCGATCCTCGTCTATCAGTATCTGCCCTCGCGCTATGGCATGAACCCCGACGATCTGCGCCGGGCGGACGCCATCGAGGTGGTGATCGGACAGGGCGCGAAGCCGGGCGGCGGCGGCATGCTGCTTGGCCAGAAGATCTCGAAGCGCGTCGCCGAGATGCGCACGCTGCCGGAAGGCATCGACCAGCGCTCGTCCTGCCGCCACCCCGACTGGACCGGGCCGGACGATCTCGAAATCAAGATCGAGGAGCTGCGCGAGATCACCGACTGGGAGAAGCCGATCTATGTGAAGGTCGGCGCGTCGCGGCCCTATTACGACACCGCGCTGGCGGTGAAGGCGGGCGCCGACGTGATCGTTCTCGACGGCATGCAGGGCGGCACGGCGGCGACGCAGGAAGTGTTCATCGAACATGTCGGCATTCCGATTCTGGCGGCGATCCGGCCGGCCGTGCAGGCGCTGCGCGACCTTGGCATGCACCGCAAGGTGCAGCTCATCGTCTCGGGTGGCATCCGCAACGGCGCCGACGTCGCCAAGGCTTTGGCGCTTGGCGCGGACGTCGCCTCGATCGGCACGGCGGCTCTCGTCGCGCTGGGCGACAACGACCCGCATCTTGAGGCCGAATATCAGGCCCTTGGCACGACCGCCGGCGCCTATGACGACTGGCATGAAGGGCGCGATCCGGCCGGCATCACGACGCAGGACCCCGAGCTCGCAAAGCGGCTTGACCCGATCGCGGCCGGGCGCCGGCTCGCCAATTATCTGTCGGTGCTGACGCTCGAGACGCAGACCATTGCGCGCGCCTGCGGCAAGAGCCATGTGCATAATCTCGAGCCGGAGGATCTTGTGGCGCTGACGGTGGAGGCCGCCGCCATGGCCGGCGTTCCGCTCGCCGGGACGTCGTGGATTCCGGGAGCCGGAGAACGATAGCGGGCGCAGACCCACGTCGCCTCAGCTGTGGACTTCGAATTGCTTGAACAATTCGAAGGTTCGTATCGGCCAACCAACGGTCACAATATTTGGAGAGGAAGCTTATGTCGACCCTGCTATCGGAAGTCGCCGCGGAGCGCGGCATCAAGAACTTCCTGGTATCCTACACGGATCTGTTCGGCCACATGCGCGCCAAGCTGGTGCCGGCGCGGGCGATCGACAAGATGGCGCGCGACGGCGCGGGCTTTGCGGGCTTTGCGACCTGGCTCGATATGACGCCCGCCATGCCGGACATGTTCGCGGTGCCGGATCCGGACAGCCTCATCCAGCTGCCGTGGAAGCGGGAAGTCGGCTGGCTCGCCGCCGATCTCTACATGGAAGGCAAGCCGGTCGATCAGGGCCCGCGCAATGTGCTGAAGCGCCTCATCGCCGAACTGAAAGAGCTTGGCTATGAGATGCGGGCCGGCGTCGAATGCGAGTTTTTCCTGCTCGCGCCCGACGGCTCCTGCATCGCGGACGGCGCCGACAAGCAGGCGAAGTCCTGCTATGACCAGCAGGCGCTGATGCGGCGCTATGAGGTCATCACCGAGATCTCGGAAGCGATGGACGAGCTCGGCTGGAAGCCCTATCAGAGCGACCATGAGGACGCCAACGGGCAGTTCGAGATGAACTGGGAATATGACGAGGCGCTGAAGACCGCCGACCGGCACTCCTTCTTCAAATATATGGTGAAGTCGCTGGCCGAGAAACACGGCATGCGGGCGACCTTCATGCCGAAGCCGTTCCTCAATCTGACCGGCTCTGGATGCCACTCGCATGTGTCGCTCTGGCGCGGCGAGGACAACGCCTTTGAAGACAAGGACGGCGAGCTTGGCGTCTCGGAGCTCGGCTACCGTTTCCTCGGCGGCCTGATGGAGCACGCCGACGCGCTCTGCGCCCTCACCAATCCGACGGTCAACTCCTACAAGCGCCTCAGCGCGCCGCGCACCACCTCCGGCGCGACCTGGGCGCCGAACTCGATCACCTACACCGGCAACAACAGGACGCATATGATCCGCATTCCCGAAGGCGGACGCTTCGAGTTCCGCCTCGCCGACGGCGCGACGAATCCCTATCTGCTGCAGGCCAGCGTCCTCGTCGCCGGCCTTGACGGAATGAAGAGCAACCGTCATCCGGGCGAGCGCTCCGACTTCGACATGTACGCCGAGCCGCACAAGGTCAATGGCGCGAAGAAGCTGCCGCAGAATCTGCTCGACGCGCTCCGTCTCTTCGAATCCTCCAAGATCGTCAAGGAGGGCCTTGGCGAGTCCTTCGTCAGCTCCTACGCCAAGCTCAAGCACCAGGAATGGCAGGACTATACGCGCCATCTCAGCGACTGGGAGCGCGACCACACGCTGGATTGCTGAAACGCAGCCTCATGGGCGCCGGCGCGCGGCGCCCGCGTCGATCACAAATCCGCGCCGAAAGATATGACGGATGACATTCTCCGGCTTTGAGCTTTTGAAGAACGCGCTGAACGGCGGCGCCGGCTGGACGCCGCACTGGCGCAAGGCGCAGCCGAAGGCGGCCTATGACGTGATTGTCATCGGCGGCGGCGGCCACGGCCTCGCCACCGCCCATTATCTCGCCAGGGAATTCGGAATCCGCGACGTCGCGGTGATCGAAAAAGGCTGGATCGGCTCCGGCAACGCCGGACGCAACACGACGATCATCCGGTCGAACTATCTGCTTGCCGGCAACATCCCTTTTTATGAACTCGGCATGAAATTGTGGGAGGGGCTGGAGCAGGACCTCAACTACAACGCCATGGTGTCGCAGCGCGGCGTGCTCAACCTCTGTCACAGCGACGCGCAGCGCGACGCTTTCGCGCGGCGCGGCAACGCCATGCGGCTCAATGGCGTCGACGCGGAGCTGCTCGACCGCGAGGGCGTGCGGAAAATGGCGCCCTATCTCGATTTCGACAACGCCCGCTTCCCGGTGCAGGGCGGCCTGCTGCAGCGGCGCGGCGGCACGGCGCGCCACGACGCCGTGGTGTGGGGCTATGCGCGCGCCGCCGACCGGCGCGGCGTCGACATCGTGGAGAACTGCGAAGTCACCGGCCTCAGGCAGGAGAACGGCAAGATCATCGGCGTCGAGACGACGCGAGGCTTTATCGGCGCGCGGCGCGTCGGCGTCTCGGTCGCCGGCAACTCGTCCCGCGTGGCCTCGCTCGCCGGACTGCGGCTGCCGATCGAAAGCTATGCGTTGCAGGCCTTTGTGTCCGAAAGCCTGAAGCCGGTGATCGACTGCGTCGTCACTTTCGGCGCCGGGCATTTTTACATCTCGCAATCGGACAAGGGCAGCCTCGTCTTCGGCGGCGATCTTGAGCCCTATCCGTCCTATGCGCAGCGCGGCAGCCTCGCAATCTTCGCCGACGTCGCCGAAAACGCCATGGCCCTGATGCCGATGCTCGGGCGCCTGCGCATTCTGCGCAGCTGGGGCGGCCTCATGGACATGAGCATGGACGGCTCGCCGATCATCGACAGGACGCCGGTCGACGGGCTGTTCTTCAATGGCGGCTGGTGCTACGGCGGCTTCAAGGCGACGCCGGCGGCGGGCTTCTGCTTCGCGCATCTGATCGCCAAAGGCGAGCCGCATCCGGCCGCCGCGGCCTACCGGCTCGACCGTTTCGAAAGCGGCCGCGTCATCGATGAAAAGGGCGCCGGTCCGTCGCCCAATCTGCATTGAGATGATAATCGTCATGAATGATCGTCACCGGCGCCCGGCACAAGGTTTTGACGCATGCTGATCCAGTGTCCCTATTGCGGGCCGCGCGACCTTGCCGAGTTCGCGGTCAATGGCGAAGCCGTGGCGCGGCCCGGCGCCGACGGCGGCCTCGACAGCGCCGCGAGCCGCGCCGCCTTCGCCACGGCCGTCTATCTGCGCGACAACCCGGCCGGGCTCCACCGCGAACATTGGTTCCACGCGGCGGGATGCCAGAGCTGGCTTCTCATCGAGCGCGACACGCGCACGCACGACATTTTGAAGGTCGAGGCGACGCGGGCGCCGGAGCAGGCGTCATGAGCGGCGGCGGCTTCAGGCTGGGCTCCGGCGGCCTCATCGACCGCTCGCGCCCGCTGTCCTTCACATTCGACGGCAGGAGCTATCAAGGCTGCGCCGGCGACACGCTGGCCTCGGCGCTGCTCGCCAATGGCGTGCGCGTCGTCGGCCGCTCGTTCAAATATCATCGTCCGCGCGGCGTGCTCTCGGCGGGGCACGAGGAGCCGAACGCGCTCGTCGAACTGCGCTCCGGCGCGCGCCGCGAACCCAACGTCAAGGCGACGACGATCGAACTCTACGACGGCCTTGTCGCGTCGAGCCAGAACCGCTGGCCCTCGCTCGGCTTCGACGTCATGGCGCTGAACGGCCTGTTGAAGCCGGTGTTCGCGGCGGGCTTCTACTACAAGACCTTCATGTGGCCGGCGTCCTTCTGGGAAAAAATCTATGAGCCGGTCATTCGCCGCGCCGCCGGGCTCGGCCGCGCCAGCGCGCTCGAAGATCCGGACAGCTATGAGCATTCGAACGCCCATTGCGACCTGCTTGTCGCCGGCGGCGGCGGCGCCGGGCTGATGGCGGCGCTGACCGCCGGGCGATCGGGCGCGAAAGTCATTCTCTGCGAGGATCAGCCACGCCTTGGCGGCCGGCTTCTCGATGAGCGCGAGAGCGTCGGCGGCCAGCCGGCCGCCCAATGGGTGAACTCCGTCGCCGCCGAACTCGCCGCCATGCCGAATGTCCGCGTTTTTTCGCGCGCCAGCGTCGTCGCGGCTTTTGACGGCGGCGTGTTCGCGGCGCTGGAGCGGGTCGCCGACCATCTGCCGGAGCCGCCGCCCTTCACGCCGCGCCAGCGCTTCTGGCGCATCGCCGCCCGCCGCGCCATTATCGCGACGGGCGCGAGCGAGCGGCCTTTGGCGTTCCCGGACAATGACCGGCCGGGGATCATGCTGGCCGGCGCCGTGCGGTCTTATCTCAACCGCTTCGGCGTCGCCGCGGGCCGCCAAATCGCGGTCTATACGGCGACCGACGACGGCTGGCTCACCGCGCGCGACCTCATCAAGGCGGGGCTCCCTCCGGTCGTCGTCATCGACGCGCGCGAAAAGGCGCCGGCGGAGTTCGCCGATGTGGCGAAGGCCGTTCCCGTCGTGCTCAATGGCGCCGTCGTCGCCACGCAAGGGCGCAAAGGCCTCAGCGCCATTACGGTCAAAGGATCGGGCGCCGCGCAAAACTTCGCCGTCGACGCGCTCGCCGTCTCGGGCGGCTTCAACCCCTCTATTCAGCTTGCGAGCTGTTTTCGCGGCCGTCCGGCCTGGTCCGACAAGATCCAGGCGTTCCTCGCCCCTGGCGTCGACGGCCTTCACATGGCGGGGGCGGCGGCCGGCGTCTTCGCGCCGGGCGAGGCGCTGAAAAGCGGCGCCGACGCGGGCTCTGCGGCCCTGCAGGCGCTCGGCCTCCCGGTCAAGCCGGTCGAGCTTCCCGCCATCCGGCACAGCGCGGCGGGATCAGCGCCCGCCTGGTGGCGGCCGGGCCGGGGCGGGGACGCCAGGGTGTTCGTCGATTTCCAGCACGACGTCACCGCCTCCGACGTCATCCTCGCCCATCGCGAAGGCTATCGCTCGGTCGAACATCTGAAGCGCTATACGACGCTCGGCATGGCGACCGACCAGGGCCGCACCGCAAACCTCGACGCGCTCGCCATCATGGCGCAGCTGACCGGCCAGTCGATCCCGCAGACCGGCGTCACGCTGGCGCGCCCGCCGGTGGTTCCGGTCGCCCTCGGCGCCGTCGCCGGCGCGCACCGGCGCGGCGCCTTCAAGCCTTTGCGCGAGACGCCGATCCACGCCTATGCGCTGGAGCGCGGCGCGCCCTTCGTCGACGCCGGCCAGTGGAAGCGGCCGCAGTATTTTCCGCTCGCCGGCGACGCGGATCTTCTGGCGACGGCCAACCGCGAGGTGAATGCGGTGCGCTCAGGCGTCGGCGTGACCGACGTCTCGACCCTCGGCAAAGTCGAGGTCGAGGGGCCGGACGCGGCAAAGTTCCTCGATCTCGTCTGCGCCATGCGCCCGTCGGCGATCAAGGTCGGGCGCTGCGGCTATCTCATCATGCTGCGCGAGGACGGCTTCCTCAAGGACGACGGCATGTTCGCCCGCTTCGCCGAGGACAGATATGTCGCCTATGTCTCGACGGCGCACGCGGCGCCGGTCTACCGGCACATGCAATATTGCCGGCAGGTGCTGTGGCCGGAGCTCGACGTCAACCTCACGGCGGTCACCGACGGCTGGGCGCAGCTCGCCATCGCCGGGCCGAAATCCCCGGCGGTGCTGCAGGCGCTCGTCGACGCGCCGGTGTTGATCACCCAGGCGGATTTTCCGCCGATGCGGGCGGCCGAGATCACGATCTGCGGCGGCGTTCCGGCGCGCCTTTGCGCGCTGTCCTTCTCCGGCGAGCGCTCCTTCGAGCTTGGCGTTCCGGCGGGCTTTGGCGACGCGCTGATCCGCCGCGTCATGGCGGTCGGCGAACCTTATGGCGTCGTCGCCTATGGCAGCGAGGCGATGGGCGTGATGCGCATCGAAAAAGGCCATCCCGCCGGCGGCGAGATCAACGGCCAGACCACCGCCTATGATCTCGGCATGGCGCGCGCGCTCGCCAAGGACAAGGATCATGTCGGCCGCGTCCTTTGCGCGCGCGAGGCGCTCGTCGATCCGGCCCGGCCGCGCCTCGTCGGCGTCAGGCCGCTCGATCCCGGTCAACGCATTCGCAGCGGCGCGCATATCATCCCGGCCGGCGCCGTTCCTGGCGCCGAAACGGATCTTGGCTGGATCAGCTCGGCCTGCTGGTCGCCAACGCTGTCCTCCTGGATCGGCCTCGCCCTGGCGTCGGGCGGCCCGGACCGGATCGGCGAAAAAGTGCGCGTTTACGATCCCCTTCGCGGCGGCGACGTCGCGGCCGAAATCGTCGCCTCCTGCTTCGTTGATCCGAAAGGCGAGCGCTCCCGTGTCTGACCCCTTTGCAACATCTCATGCGGCCGGCGCCGCGGCCGGGCTCGCCCTGGAACTGACGCCGCATTATTTTCGCGCCGGACGTTTTGGCGCGCCGGCGCCGGCGCCCGGCGTGACGCTGGAGCTGGTCGCCGGGGAGGACCGCTTCAACATCGAGGCGCGCCGCGGCAGGACGGCGGAGCTCATCGCGGCGATCGGCGCGGCGTTCGGACAGGCGCCGGCCGACGGCCCGCAAACCGTCGAGGCGGGCGGCTTTTCCTTCGTCGGCGTCGGCCCGTCGCGCTGGCACGCCATTGCGCGCGGAAAAGACCGCGCCCCGCGCCGCGCCGCGCTGATCGCGGCGGCGCGCGATCTCGCGACCGTCGTCGACGTCTCGCACGGCTTCACGGCGTTCAGGCTCAGCGGACCGCGCGCCGCCGACGCGCTCGTCAAGCTCGTCCGCCTCGACCTCGACCCGGCCGCCTTCCCGCCAGGCGCCGCCGCCGCCACCGAGCTGCACGGCATGAGCGTCCAGCTCCGCCGCACAACCGCCGGCCACGCCTATGAATGCGCCGTCGCCCGAAGCTTCGCCGCAAGCCTCTACAACGCACTCATCCACGCCAGCCACCAATACGCCGTTTGGGTCGACCTCGCAGAAGAGGTTTGAAGCAAACGCGCCGGCCCTCGGGGCGGCAACGCGCCAAACGCATGTCTTCTTGCTCGGCGAAACGGGCCCGCGCCGCCGAAGTGCGAGGGCGGATTGAACCGCCCTCGTCAAAGCTTGTTACGCTTTCAGCTGGTCGCGAATCGGCAGCTGCCTCACACGCCGTCCCGTCGCCGCGAAGATCGCGTTGACGATCGCCGGCGCGACCGGCGGCACGCCGGGCTCCCCGACGCCGCCGAGCACATGGTTGTAATCGGCGAGCGGCAGCAGGTGGACGTTGATCTCCCTGGGAGCCGCGTCGATGCGGGTGATCTCGTAGCCATCGAAATTGTTCTGCTGCGCACGGCCGTCCTTGAAGCTGATCTCGGCGGTGAGCGCGAGACCCATGCCCATCACCACCGCGCCTTCCATCTGAGAGCGGATGCGTTCGGGATTGACCTGCGGGCCGCAGTCGATCGCAATATCGACGCGGGGGATCGTGATGACGCCTTTATCGTCGACCGCGACTTCCGCCGCGACGGCGGTATAGGTCACGAAACTATAGTGCCCGGCGACGCCGAGGCCGCGGCCCTTCGGCATCTTGCGGCCCCAGCCGATCGCGCTGGACGCCGTCTCGATCACGCGGCGCAGGCGGCCGGTGTCGATCGGATAGAGTTTCGGATCTTCGCCGTGGTTCCACCCGTCGCCGAGGCTGGTCGGATCGATGACGCGCGCCGGGCCGATGAGCTCGAGCAGATAGTCTTTCGGATCGCGCCCGGCCGCATGCGCAAGTTCCGCCACGAATGACTGAATCGCGAAGGCGTGCGGAATGTTCGACACCGAGCGGAACCAGCCGATGCGGACATGGGCCGGCGCCTCCGGGTTTTCCATCCGGACATTCGGAATGGCGAAGGGCATATTGACAAGGCCCATGCCGAGTTCGAACGGCTGTTCATGGTCCGCGCCCGCCGCGAAGATCGAGGCGATTGTCGGCGCGACGCTGCGATGCAGCCAGCCGGTCGGAAAGCCCTTTTCGTCCAGCGATGCTTCGAGACGTTCGACCGAGACGGTGTGATAGAAGCCGTGATGGATATCGTCTTCGCGCGTCCATTGCAGCTTGACGGGGGCGCCGTCCATCGCCTTGCTGCACAAAGCGGCTTCGACCACATAATCAGGCTTTGATTTGCGGCCGAAGCCGCCGCCGAGCAGACTGACATTGACGGTCACATTCTCTTCGCCGACGCCGAGCTGGCCGGCGACGAGCGTGCGCGCGGCCTGCGGCGCCTGAACCGAAGTCCATATGTCGCAATGACCGTCAGTGATCCGCGCGACGGCGGCCATGGGCTCCATCGGCGCCTGCGCGAGATGGGGCACGTAATATTCCGCTGACACGCGCTTGGCCGCCGTCGCGAAGGCCGCGTCGACGTCGCCCTGGGAGCGAACCACCTTGCCGGGCTTGCGCGCGGCCTTCTCGAGCTCGGCGCGGAAGGCGGTCGAGTCATAGGCGGCGTTTGGCCCGTCGTCCCACACGATGTTGAGCTTTTCGCGCCCCTTCATCGCCGCCCAGGTGCTTTTGGCGATGACGGCGACGCCGCCGAGCGGCTGGAACTTGACCGGCGCCGACGGCGGAGCGATCTGGATCACCTTGACGACGCCGGGAACCTTCAGCGTCTCGGCGGCGTCGAAGCTTTTGACCGTGCCGCCAAACACCGCCGGCCGGGCGACGACGGCGTAAAGCATGCCATCAAAGCTCTTGTCGGCCGCGTAGAGCGCCGCGCCGGTCGTGATGGCGCGGTTATCGACAATCCCGAGCGTCCCCTTGCCGATATAACGAAAATCCTTGGGGTCCTTAAGGACGACGGACTCCCGCGCCGGGACCGGCAATTCGGACGCCGCCTTGGCGAGCGCGCCATAGCCGAGGCTCCGGCCGGATTTGGCATGGGTGACGACGCTGTTCTCGGCCTTGATTTCGCCCAGCGGAACGCCCCATTGCTTGGCGGCGGCCTCGATCAGCATCAGGCGCGCAGCCGCGCCGGCATGGCGCATATGCATGAAGAAATGACGCGTCGAACGCGAGCCGTCAGTGTCCTGATTGCCATATCTGGCTTCATCGCCCTCGGCCTGCTTCACATGGACCTTCGCCCAATCGGCCTCGAGTTCATCGGCGATCATGATCGCCCAGCCTGTGCGGACGCCCTGCCCCATATCGGAGCGCGGGCAGGTGATGGTGACGGCGCCGTCATCAGCGATCGAGACGAAGACTTTGGGGTTGTCCTGCCAGCCGTGCGGCATGCCGTCGGCCCCAAACGCCTTGGGCTTGGCTTCTTCCGCTTTAGCGGCGCGCGGCAGCGACACGGCGAGCACCAGGGCGCCCATGCCGCCAAGCAGGCCGCGCCGGCTGACGTTGACGATCTCGCCGCCGGCTGGCTCTTCGACCGAGGCGGCCCGGGAGAAGGAATGGTCATGGGTCATCACAGCCCTCCTTTGCTGGAATTCGCCGCTGCATTGGCGGCCTGCTTGATCGCCGCGCGGATGCGTGGATAGGTTCCGCAGCGGCACAGATTGCCGCTCATCCCATTGTCGATCTCTTCATCCGTGGGCTTTGGCGACTCCTTGAGGAGCGATGCGGCCTGCATGATCTGGCCGGCCTGGCAATAGCCGCACTGGGCGACGTTCAGCTCGCGCCAGGCGATCTGGACAGGATGATTGCCGTCAGGAGAAAGCCCCTCGATCGTCGTGATCTGTTGGCCTTCCGCGCTGGATATGGGGGTGGCGCAGGCGCGCGTGGCCGTTCCGCCGAGATGGATGGTGCAGGCGCCGCATAGGGCCTGTCCGCAGCCGAATTTCGTTCCGGTCAGGCCGAGTTCGTCACGCAGATACCAAAGCAGCGGCGTGTCCGGATCGCCGTCGAAGGTTCGCGCTTTGCCGTTCACCGTCGTCTTGATCATCATTCAATCTCCAATGGAGCGGCTGAAGCGTTTCAGCCGCCGAGTTGGCAAAGTCCGCTTGTCTGGAAAAAGAAGTCCAACGAGCCAACGCTCTCAGGCGCTTATGTTCGAGCAATGCGGCCTCATTGCCAACTCACAAATACGCCAGCGCCGAAAAGCGCGCTCAGGAGCGCCGGCTTTGTCGGCGCGGAATTGACGATGCGATGAGCGTTCGCCGCGCCGATTGCGCAAATGCGCGCCAAAAATGGCGATTCAGCGCTTTTGCTTTAGCTTGCGCGCGCGTCGGAATGCCGCGCGCGGCTGCGGTCAGCGCGTGTGGCGGACGCGTGAACCACAACTTGCAATGCGCCCGTTGCGCTTAATCTTAACGGTGCGTCGACGAGGAGTGCTCCCTTGCAGGGTCATTTCTGACCAGAATTTACATGCCCCAGCGGCGCACGAACCAGGTTTTTACGAGATGCGTCAGGATCGCGTAGCTCAAGAGGAAGCTTGCGACGATGGGCCAGTAGAGCGGCGGCAAGGGCGTGAACTTCAACGCCGCGCCTACGGGGGTAAAGGGCAGCGCAATGCCGATCGCGCAGATCGTGACGCTGGTCGCGATCAAGGCAGGGCTGGCGCGGCTTTGCAGAAACGGGATCTTCGCGGTGCGGATGATGTGAATGATGAGCGTCTGCGTCAGCAGGGATTCGACGAACCAGCCGGTCTGGAACAGCGATGGATTGTTCCAGCCATCGAAAACATAGAGCATGGTGAAAAAGGTCGCATAGTCGAAGATCGAGCTTATTGGCCCGATGAAGACCATGAACTTGAATATATTGCCAATGTCCCATTTGCGCGGGATCTCAAGATAATCTTCGTCGACATTGTCTGTCGGGATCGCGGTCTGCGAAAAATCATAGAGCAGGTTGTTGGTGAGCACCTGGATCGGCAGCATCGGCAGGAAGGGCAGAAAGATGCTGGGGCCAAGCACGCTGAACATGTTGCCGAAATTAGAGCTTGCGCCCATCTTGATATATTTGGTGATATTGCCGAAGACCTTTCGTCCTTCGATGACCCCTTCCTGAAGCACCATCAGGCTCTTTTCGAGCAGGATGATGTCAGCGGATTCCTTGGCGATGTCCACCGCCGTGTCGACTGACACGCCGACGTCGGCGGCCTTGAGCGCCGGGCTGTCGTTGATGCCGTCGCCGAGAAAGCCGACGACATGGCCCTTGGCGTGAAGCGCCCCGATCACGCGCGCTTTCTGGGCCGGGGAAAGCTTGGCGAAGACGGTCGTCGATTCCACAAGCTCGGCCAGGGCCCCGTCGCTCATCTGTTCGATTTCGGGACCCAGCGCGACGCATTTTACCTCGAGGCCGACCTCGCGGCAGATCTTGCGGGTGACGATCTCATTGTCGCCGGTCAGAATCTTGACTGCGACGCCGGATCGATTGAGCGCCGCGATGGCGGCGCCGGCGCTATCCTTCGGTGGATCAAGAAAGGCGATATATCCGAGCAGCGTCAGCTCGCTTTCGTCCTCGACTGAATAGCTTGGCTTGAGATCAGCAATTTCCTTGTAAGCGATGGCGACGACGCGAAAACCGTCCTCGTTGAGCGCCAGAGTCTCGGCTTTCGCGGTCGCAAGATGAGATGCGTCCAGAGCTCCGCGTTCGCCGTCGAGTTCATAATGCTTGCAAACGGCGAAAACTTCCTCGACGGCGCCCTTGCAGATGAGGACATGCGTCTCGTCTTCGCGCGACAGAATGACGGAAAGCCGCCTGCGGACGAAGTCGAAGGGAATTTCGTCGATATTCTTGTATTGATGCTGCAGATGAAGGTTCTTGCCGAGCTCGATATGTTGCAGGACCGCGACGTCGAGCAGATTTTTGAGACCGGACTGATAGTGGCTGTTCAGATAGGCATACTCCAGGACCCGCTCGCTATCTTCGCCGCAAATGTCGAGATGCAGCTTGAGGATGATGCGGTCCTGCGTCAACGTGCCGGTCTTGTCGGTGCATAAGACATCCATGGCGCCGAAATTCTGGATCGCGTTGAGGCGCTTCACGATCACGCGTTTCTTCGACATCGCCATCGCGCCTTTGGCGAGATTGACGGTGACGATCATCGGCAGCATTTCCGGCGTCAGGCCGACCGCGACGGCCACCGCGAATAAAAGCGCCTCGAGCCAATTGCCCTTCGTGAAGCCATTGATCAGGAACACGGTGGGAACCATCACCAGCATGAACCGGATCATCAGCCAGGTGAAGCGGTTGACCCCTTTGTCGAAGCCGGTCAGTTCGCGCCGCCCAGCGATCTGTTCGGCGAGCTGGCCGAAATAGGTCCTGGCCCCCGTGTGTACGATCACGCCGGTTCCAAATCCGCTGACCACGCTGCCTCCCATGAAACAGAGATTGGGCAGGTCGAAGGGATCGGCGACGCTCGCGTCCGCAATCGCCGGCGATTTCTCGGACGGCATGGCCTCGCCGGTCAACGCCGCCTGATTGATGAAAAGATCCTTCGCGCTGAGGATTCTGAGATCGGCCGGAATCATGTCGCCGGCCGAAAGGCGCACGATATCGCCGGGAACAAGTTGGTCCATCGGGATGTCGATGAATCCGTCGGGTTGGCCTTCGCTGGCCTCAAGGCCGGCGCCGCGTCGCTTGACCCTCGCCGTCGTCTTCACCATGGCGCGGAGCTTGGCGGCGGCGTCGTTGGAGCGATGCTCCTGGATGAACGCCGTCGTGATGGCGAGGACCACCATGATCGCGATGACGACGGATGCGCGGATATCCCCGAGGAAATAAGACATGGTCGCGAGGCTGAGCAAAAGCCCGTTCAGG
Protein-coding sequences here:
- the mgtA gene encoding magnesium-translocating P-type ATPase, whose protein sequence is MNGQTLLDHLKFFQAPPNRHPQACDTDIVLSKEILAVSRLEQAEIWPLLRASPEGLTRDEAAARLASVGPNLVTQEGRPSVLRELWGRAKNPLNGLLLSLATMSYFLGDIRASVVIAIMVVLAITTAFIQEHRSNDAAAKLRAMVKTTARVKRRGAGLEASEGQPDGFIDIPMDQLVPGDIVRLSAGDMIPADLRILSAKDLFINQAALTGEAMPSEKSPAIADASVADPFDLPNLCFMGGSVVSGFGTGVIVHTGARTYFGQLAEQIAGRRELTGFDKGVNRFTWLMIRFMLVMVPTVFLINGFTKGNWLEALLFAVAVAVGLTPEMLPMIVTVNLAKGAMAMSKKRVIVKRLNAIQNFGAMDVLCTDKTGTLTQDRIILKLHLDICGEDSERVLEYAYLNSHYQSGLKNLLDVAVLQHIELGKNLHLQHQYKNIDEIPFDFVRRRLSVILSREDETHVLICKGAVEEVFAVCKHYELDGERGALDASHLATAKAETLALNEDGFRVVAIAYKEIADLKPSYSVEDESELTLLGYIAFLDPPKDSAGAAIAALNRSGVAVKILTGDNEIVTRKICREVGLEVKCVALGPEIEQMSDGALAELVESTTVFAKLSPAQKARVIGALHAKGHVVGFLGDGINDSPALKAADVGVSVDTAVDIAKESADIILLEKSLMVLQEGVIEGRKVFGNITKYIKMGASSNFGNMFSVLGPSIFLPFLPMLPIQVLTNNLLYDFSQTAIPTDNVDEDYLEIPRKWDIGNIFKFMVFIGPISSIFDYATFFTMLYVFDGWNNPSLFQTGWFVESLLTQTLIIHIIRTAKIPFLQSRASPALIATSVTICAIGIALPFTPVGAALKFTPLPPLYWPIVASFLLSYAILTHLVKTWFVRRWGM